In the Silurus meridionalis isolate SWU-2019-XX chromosome 6, ASM1480568v1, whole genome shotgun sequence genome, one interval contains:
- the wrnip1 gene encoding ATPase WRNIP1 isoform X2, whose translation MADEVKCPVCAGDFNCSEINSHLDICLDQSRKSEDELQSSAVPPAKKSRVSSEANSSPGAVGFGTRGAEVKPTRSAGAVFSMFNNNKSFLSSKQSANEGMTRATWSPSNAQDSATHPGSGSGSGSGTRMQSDEPETLNQKLLNSDKPLAEKMRPNTLEEYFGQNKVLGEHTLLRGLLESQEIPSLILWGPPGCGKTTLAHIIASGSKKKGTARFVILSATSTSTSEVREVIKQAQNELRLCKRKTILFIDEIHRFNKSQQDTFLPHVECGTITLIGATTENPSFQVNSALLSRCRVLVLEKLSVSAMSSILRRAVDSLGLAVLQDERSGPDCSAVGQVCIEQKALDTIAHLCDGDARAALNGLQLAVQACVNKTLNTQSHAPHSTVVQEQHVKEGLQRSHILYDKAGEEHYNCISALHKSMRGSDENAALYWLGRMLEGGLADPNALPQAVSSFQACHFIGMPECEVILAQCVLYLSRASKSIEVYTAYNNVKACLRNHKGPLPPVPLHLRNAPTKLMKDLGYAKGYKYNPAFKGPVDQEYLPEELRGINFFSWKPSDS comes from the exons atGGCGGATGAGGTGAAGTGTCCTGTGTGTGCTGGGGATTTTAACTGCAGTGAAATTAACTCCCACTTGGATATATGTCTGGATCAGAGCCGGAAGAGCGAGGACGAGCTTCAATCGAGTGCCGTGCCTCCGGCTAAAAAGTCCCGCGTTAGCAGCGAGGCAAACAGCAGCCCTGGAGCGGTTGGATTTGGGACACGTGGGGCGGAAGTGAAACCAACGCGATCTGCAGGTGCCGTATTTTCAATGTTCAACAACAACAAGTCGTTTTTATCGTCCAAACAGTCAGCTAACGAAGGGATGACACGCGCCACGTGGTCGCCTAGCAACGCCCAGGACAGCGCGACACATCCGGGTTCTGGTTCAGGTTCAGGTTCAGGAACCCGGATGCAGAGTGATGAACCCGAGACACTGAACCAGAAGCTCCTGAACTCAGACAAACCTCTGGCGGAGAAAATGAGGCCCAATACCCTGGAGGAGTATTTTGGGCAGAATAAAGTATTGGGAGAACATACACTGCTCAGAGGTCTGCTGGAGTCACAGGAAATCCCTTCTCTGATCCTGTGGGGGCCTCCAGGATGTGGAAAG ACGACTCTGGCCCACATCATTGCTAGTGGCAGTAAAAAGAAAGGCACGGCACGCTTCGTGATCCTCTCGGCCACCAGCACGTCGACCAGCGAGGTGCGAGAGGTGATCAAACAGGCGCAGAACGAGCTCCGACTCTGCAAGAGGAAAACCATCCTGTTCATCGACGAGATACACCGCTTTAATAAATCCCAGCAG GACACGTTTCTGCCTCACGTGGAGTGCGGGACGATTACGCTGATTGGAGCCACCACAGAGAATCCGTCGTTTCAGGTGAACAGCGCTCTGCTGAGTCGCTGTAGGGTTCTGGTCCTGGAGAAGCTGAGCGTGTCGGCAATGAGCTCGATATTGCGCCGGGCAGTGGATTCGCTCGGTCTGGCCGTGTTACAGGACGAGCGTTCAGGACCGGACTGCTCtgcagt GGGTCAGGTGTGTATCGAGCAGAAGGCCCTGGACACTATTGCTCACCTGTGTGACGGAGACGCTCGAGCGGCTCTCAATGGTCTGCAGCTGGCCGTGCAGGCGTGTGTGAACAAAACCCTCAACACACAATCACACGCTCCTCACAGCACCGTGGTCCAGGAGCAGCATGTCAAAGAGGGTTTACAGAGATCACACATACTCTACGACAAAGCAG GTGAGGAGCACTACAACTGCATCTCAGCCCTGCACAAGTCAATGAGGGGCTCAGATGAAAACGCTGCCCTCTACTGGCTGGGCCGGATGTTAGAGGGAG GTTTGGCCGATCCTAATGCTCTCCCTCAGGCAGTGTCTTCGTTCCAGGCCTGCCACTTCATCGGCATGCCTGAGTGCGAG GTGATCCTAGCACAGTGTGTGCTGTACTTGTCCAGGGCTTCTAAGTCTATCGAAGTGTATACCGCTTATAATAATGTTAAAGCCTGTCTGAGGAACCACAAAGGCCCTTTACCCCCTGTGCCGCTTCACCTCCGCAACGCTCCCACCAAACTAATGAAGGATCTAGGCTATGCTAAAGGCTACAAATACAATCCAGCATTCAAAGGCCCAGTGGACCAAGAATACCTCCCTGAGGAACTCCGTGGAATCAACTTTTTCTCCTGGAAGCCATCTGACTCCTGA
- the wrnip1 gene encoding ATPase WRNIP1 isoform X1 codes for MADEVKCPVCAGDFNCSEINSHLDICLDQSRKSEDELQSSAVPPAKKSRVSSEANSSPGAVGFGTRGAEVKPTRSAGAVFSMFNNNKSFLSSKQSANEGMTRATWSPSNAQDSATHPGSGSGSGSGTRMQSDEPETLNQKLLNSDKPLAEKMRPNTLEEYFGQNKVLGEHTLLRGLLESQEIPSLILWGPPGCGKTTLAHIIASGSKKKGTARFVILSATSTSTSEVREVIKQAQNELRLCKRKTILFIDEIHRFNKSQQDTFLPHVECGTITLIGATTENPSFQVNSALLSRCRVLVLEKLSVSAMSSILRRAVDSLGLAVLQDERSGPDCSAVGQVCIEQKALDTIAHLCDGDARAALNGLQLAVQACVNKTLNTQSHAPHSTVVQEQHVKEGLQRSHILYDKAGEEHYNCISALHKSMRGSDENAALYWLGRMLEGGEDPLYVARRLVRFASEDVGLADPNALPQAVSSFQACHFIGMPECEVILAQCVLYLSRASKSIEVYTAYNNVKACLRNHKGPLPPVPLHLRNAPTKLMKDLGYAKGYKYNPAFKGPVDQEYLPEELRGINFFSWKPSDS; via the exons atGGCGGATGAGGTGAAGTGTCCTGTGTGTGCTGGGGATTTTAACTGCAGTGAAATTAACTCCCACTTGGATATATGTCTGGATCAGAGCCGGAAGAGCGAGGACGAGCTTCAATCGAGTGCCGTGCCTCCGGCTAAAAAGTCCCGCGTTAGCAGCGAGGCAAACAGCAGCCCTGGAGCGGTTGGATTTGGGACACGTGGGGCGGAAGTGAAACCAACGCGATCTGCAGGTGCCGTATTTTCAATGTTCAACAACAACAAGTCGTTTTTATCGTCCAAACAGTCAGCTAACGAAGGGATGACACGCGCCACGTGGTCGCCTAGCAACGCCCAGGACAGCGCGACACATCCGGGTTCTGGTTCAGGTTCAGGTTCAGGAACCCGGATGCAGAGTGATGAACCCGAGACACTGAACCAGAAGCTCCTGAACTCAGACAAACCTCTGGCGGAGAAAATGAGGCCCAATACCCTGGAGGAGTATTTTGGGCAGAATAAAGTATTGGGAGAACATACACTGCTCAGAGGTCTGCTGGAGTCACAGGAAATCCCTTCTCTGATCCTGTGGGGGCCTCCAGGATGTGGAAAG ACGACTCTGGCCCACATCATTGCTAGTGGCAGTAAAAAGAAAGGCACGGCACGCTTCGTGATCCTCTCGGCCACCAGCACGTCGACCAGCGAGGTGCGAGAGGTGATCAAACAGGCGCAGAACGAGCTCCGACTCTGCAAGAGGAAAACCATCCTGTTCATCGACGAGATACACCGCTTTAATAAATCCCAGCAG GACACGTTTCTGCCTCACGTGGAGTGCGGGACGATTACGCTGATTGGAGCCACCACAGAGAATCCGTCGTTTCAGGTGAACAGCGCTCTGCTGAGTCGCTGTAGGGTTCTGGTCCTGGAGAAGCTGAGCGTGTCGGCAATGAGCTCGATATTGCGCCGGGCAGTGGATTCGCTCGGTCTGGCCGTGTTACAGGACGAGCGTTCAGGACCGGACTGCTCtgcagt GGGTCAGGTGTGTATCGAGCAGAAGGCCCTGGACACTATTGCTCACCTGTGTGACGGAGACGCTCGAGCGGCTCTCAATGGTCTGCAGCTGGCCGTGCAGGCGTGTGTGAACAAAACCCTCAACACACAATCACACGCTCCTCACAGCACCGTGGTCCAGGAGCAGCATGTCAAAGAGGGTTTACAGAGATCACACATACTCTACGACAAAGCAG GTGAGGAGCACTACAACTGCATCTCAGCCCTGCACAAGTCAATGAGGGGCTCAGATGAAAACGCTGCCCTCTACTGGCTGGGCCGGATGTTAGAGGGAGGTGAGGACCCACTGTACGTGGCCCGTAGGCTGGTGCGCTTTGCTAGCGAGGATGTCG GTTTGGCCGATCCTAATGCTCTCCCTCAGGCAGTGTCTTCGTTCCAGGCCTGCCACTTCATCGGCATGCCTGAGTGCGAG GTGATCCTAGCACAGTGTGTGCTGTACTTGTCCAGGGCTTCTAAGTCTATCGAAGTGTATACCGCTTATAATAATGTTAAAGCCTGTCTGAGGAACCACAAAGGCCCTTTACCCCCTGTGCCGCTTCACCTCCGCAACGCTCCCACCAAACTAATGAAGGATCTAGGCTATGCTAAAGGCTACAAATACAATCCAGCATTCAAAGGCCCAGTGGACCAAGAATACCTCCCTGAGGAACTCCGTGGAATCAACTTTTTCTCCTGGAAGCCATCTGACTCCTGA